From Anopheles maculipalpis chromosome X, idAnoMacuDA_375_x, whole genome shotgun sequence:
ACCATGCTGGCGGGATAGTTTCTCTGCGAATGCGAAACGAAGAGTTAGCGTGATGCGGTGCGAtgcggtgtttgtgtgctagttGCCGACTCAAATATCGATTGTATCGTGCTGCAGTGCAGCGCGAGAGGACGCCATTGGAATATGCTAGCGCATCCACAATACCTACCGTGTGCGATTTGTGCGGCTTGTTTGAGATTTTGCAGCTTGCTACCGATCGCTTCCTTCACTATCGACATTAGCAATTCCTCCATCGTGTACGTATCAAATTTCTTGCACCTTCCGAGCTAATGTACCATACCATACGCTGTACGCTAAACAGGCTTTCTAGCTAACACCCACATCAGCAGGATATCATTTGCACAATTTAATCAGGCTCGCTCTCTCCCTCACTTATGTATGTcactgatggtgatgatgaataTCTAATGATAAACAGATGATGGATTGGTGAAACAGAACTGGACGAATCATCCAGATGTCCGAGGAGTTTGCACCTTCGCACGCCCCTAGTTTAATTTCGgctgatgtaggaaatttgcAAACTATTAGCTTGCTAGTCTTTGTTGAAGTTGTTGAatgatgtttgtttgatttttgaatcGGTAGCCCCAAGCGCTGTTTCAATTCCTGCTTTGATATATGAATTTGTTAACACAAAGACACTCAGTAactatacatttttttttgtaacacacGCATATGTTCACAACCGCATCGTCGTGCGAATTCCAGACACTTAAAACATCAGCATCTGGACAAACGTTGAGCCAACTAAAGCAGCTGTGTGCATTGTGTTTACTACGCCTGTGGGCTTTTGCTTTCACATATATTGCtatattttcttcaacttAGGTCCTCTTGGTAAACCTTCTCTAATCACTTCCTACTCCCTACACTCTGCTACGTTACAAAAGAACGCGGAAAAAATCCCAACTTCCGTGTGGATTACGCGCACATAAACTAGCAGAGGTGTAAACTGTCTCTGCAAGTCGATTTTTTGCGTTTCCTCCGAAAAGCGATGGGTGCTAGCAAGGGCGCATGTCTGTAACTAGATTGCAATGTAAAATCGATTAATTCCGCTGACAAGGAACATATTGTTACCGGTGTAGGGTTTGTTGGAAGTGAATGTGGCTATACATTTGGCATAAGGGCTTTGTTTAAATTACCAATGCCTaagaataaaattttgagatgtctTGTCTTTTTTCAGTTAATAATTTTTAGCTGCAGGACTACTAGAAAGCTCTGTTAACTTTTTGCTGCATCAGATCAaacgaaattttgaaaaatggttATAGTAGAAACGTGAGATCAAACTAAATTACATTCGCATCTCTTGATTTGTCAGTTGCTTCTCGTGCAGAATAGAAATGATCCTTCGGAAAATTCATCTGAACATAACCTAGTGAGGTGAGattttttctccaaatttCTGATTTACAAATCATTTCAAGCAAGACAATTATAGATACAACAAGTAAGTTTAAGCGATTTcgttctattttttatttaaaaaaaatgcttggtAATCACGTGTTTGACACACCTGATCTATAATCATCTTGACCAGCTgtcaaaagcttttttttctctagctGACAACGGTCGATTGTAaacaatgtgtgtttgtaaaaaatattacatccCGTTCCGCTGCCTGTAAAGCGATTGTTGGGCAGGAAACCCATAAGATATTTACTGTTTACCAATAATGAACGGAAAAAGTGCGCCAGGAGTAAAGATTCAAGCATACTGACATACCAATTACGGGAGGGGGTCCACATCATGCGGATGAATGAAAATGTACGACGCCGAGCTGGATTACATCTTGGAATGTTTTCAAACCGCTTTTTAACTATAGAATGTGTTGGAAGCACTATCAATAAACTCTCGCTTAATATCGTTTCAGCAAGACAAAGTATATGCGAATATGTACATGAGTCCTAAGCCTCAACGAAAGTGTTTTACCCGCAAGAAACGTCAGCTCTCCGAAGAACCACGGTTGTCGGTGCCTTTTAACGCAAACGGAACAGCACAAACGGTTGAAGCGAAGCGGGAACGACGGTCTTGAAAAAAATGGCCACCACAAACAACATGAAAAGCACGGAGCGTAATGTGGCAGACCACGTCGAAGCACTTCTAAACACATTTGCTAACCAATTGCCTACGTTGCAAGGGGAAATAAATTCAGTTGTTACCATGCTGAAGCAGTCGAATCTAAACAGCTTGAACTCGCTCAGGTACGGCTAACGAGGGGAAGCATCAGTTCAAGATCAGGACGTATTAAATGCTTATCTTCTCTTCCAGCACGGGAACATGTAACGTACCGTCCGACATTGCGGCTGAACTACGACTAGCCGCAGAAGCAGCCGAAAGCAAGCATTTTTTCGCCTGCACACAGAAACTGTAAGTACCCAGCCTTTTGATCCACATCGCCACAAGCCTTTTGATGGTCGATTTTCATGGAATGTGCACGAAACTTCCTTTCAGCAACAACACATCGCATATGTTGGAAACGCTAATGAAAGAAGCGAAATTTACCCGTCGGAAAATCGACTCTCTCGCTATGTCGAATGTTTCAACTTCTACACCGGAACAGCGTCAATCATTACATATACAATGTATGTACATGGAGCAGGCAGTTTGCTTACTGTGTGCTTTAAACCGAGCGCATCACGAAGTGCAGCTCGCTGCCAATGCACTATACATTCATGGACTACAGGATGTAACGGAATCGTTACATGGAGCGGATCATTTAAAGGAATCCATTGCACGTTTGGTATCAATCATATCAACGAAGCATTTTAAATCCTCACTCACCCCGATTGGCCTACAATAAGACGAGCGTTTTGACTTAAGGGAATGTGACAAAACGCACACAGCGGAGAAAACTAGCAATAAAAGCATACGGAAAAGATTCGTaatttgaaattgttaaaCATTTGTCCAATTAATTGAATTAACTATTCTCCGCTCCTTACGGATGCAGGATTTTTTGCCGctttcccatacatttttgtgtttctcgTGAGGATTTTAATTTACCTTTTGTTTAACTCCAAAATGATGGCTCTTTGCCGTATGGTCAACAACGCATGTGTTGAGTAATTACAAATTTCGcaaagcatttcctccttggatTTTACCATGCCAACATTTGTGAagaatttgattttgtttcgatACGATTGAGGGTGGAAACTTGTTTTTCGTCGTTTTAGAAACTGTTGTTAGATTGAAAATATCTTCATACGTGTCTTCATACGGTAGGGCCGGGGTTTAAATCTCATCTGGTCTGTTttcccgtagtgaagacttgactatccaactacgtggtgccagaaggtctagtaagccatttgatggccggcgtgtgACCTGGAAGCGAAGGAGTTGCATAGCCGAGAAGTAGAAGGTTATTATAAGATTTGTTAAACGAAAAAGCAAATAGAAAGAAAGTCTTTAAGGTGTTATATCTCAGGAAGAAGCGATTTACCCCACGACCTAACACCAATTTACATTTAAACggtaattgtttttgttttaaatactcCACTTACCTGACCAAAAACTCCAAAGCTCCAGTAGTTTAACTTTGTGAAAGTtaagctctctttctctaaccTTACGTGTTATCCTAATCTGTCTCTCCTGTTATGCAAACGTCTCGCAATcctacgtaaaaaaaaaagaacaaatgctTTTAACCGTACTCCGGCAAACTCTCGCGGTGAGACGTTCGGCTCAATCCCACGAGCGCTTTTTTAGAATGAAACGAGTCAAGTCCTTTTGCTCCCACCAAGTCACCAAGACCTAAATTCACCAAGAATTCCGAACCAACCGAAAGGGAACTTAACGCATTCAACTTCCTTTCTGTTCTttcaccctctctctctctctgtctttgaTCACTCTCGCTCGCTGGTGAAATAGCTCTCAGCAAAAATTGCGGAAAGCTGGAAAACGCTTTCCTCGTTGGCGCTTTCAGTTGACTTTCATTCGTAGTTCACAGTGAACGTGTGTCTTTATtccttcccacacacacacacacacacacatacactctaGAGAAGCGCTTTTTTTACCGGACGGACCAGCGAAGTGGTCCCGTGGACCAGCTGCACAACCGCAGGGACGAGtcccttcttcttttgctgatTTTGTGCTAATTTGCGGGAAGGTCCCCCTGCCGAGAGTGTTCACGCGAAGGGACCAGCAGAAGGGACGACAACGGTACAAGGatagtgcaataaaaaaaaaggaaacgctcGCACAAGTGTCTTGTATCCCAATCACATGATCTGCTACTTCGAAGCGCCGTGCAACAGTCGCGGGCAAACGGGTAACTGTTTAAAACGTTGTTCAATCTCTTCCTCCCGCAACGAGTCATTCTGCTATCAAACCGATGTACCGAGCATGAATTTCAAtcaaccccccctcccccccaaaaaaaaaaaacgggtgcTTTGGCAAAGAAGATTTAATTCGCGCGGTTTTATCCCCCCACGTCCCAAATTCGCTTGCCTGTTGTCCTTGCTGGCCGGGCATGAAGGCGTGACACAGGGTTGTTGTGTGTTATGTAATAATAATCCTAGCCAGTGTGCGAAGTGCCGAAAACGCGACcaggcaatcggtgaggaaaGCGTTAGAACGACGATTTTCTTTTGCCCGTATGAAGAACATTTCAGGACCACCTATCTGTCACTGCTGCTCGTCGGAAACGCGTGGGGAGGGGTATTAGATATCGCATGTTTTGTTGCATGATACATAAACCGATCATCCAGCGTTCGatgtattgatttttctttacctTGCACGCACGTTACCGATAATCCCTCCTTTTTGTGCCTGATTTTGGGCCGTGGAGCGTGAGGTGAGTGTGATATGGTTCTAGTACGGCAGCGTGGGCCTAGAGGCCCAAActtgacacacacaaaacgctgATTTCACAACGTGGATTAAAGAGCTGTGAGGTGTCGTCTTTTTTTGGATTTGGAGTTCCGGACAGttaactactactactgctcgTAATGACCAACGTAATGTGCCCCAAGTTTGATGTAGATGTTTTCAAGAAGCAACAGGGACATTTCATGGTGATACTAAATAAGCATTCGTGAATTAATATCCTTTAGCTGGTGTTGGACTGCCAATGCACGTGTTGGAGAGCTTTCGTGTCTATGTGTCACGTGGTGTCGTACTGCGTCAATGTTCGTCCAGCATGGTCATAGAAGCATCAAGTAGCGCCATTCACGCCTGGTCctcatgtctttttttttttgttcgttatcCTTTTTATCTCTTTCGGATGttcttttttaccattttttttttcttcaccaacacttttccgtgtttttttgCGAATATCTGCACAactcgcacgcacgcacacgttGCACCTAATGCACCGTTGCACCGATCCTCAAAAATGCAGTATTGTAACTGGTGGAGCAGCACGTCATGCACGAATCGCTCGCACATACCTAGCCCCGAGGCCGCGAATCCATCAccacatcccccacgaggcGGCAGTCATCTTGGACGACACGGCACTTCctccccccccacacacacacacagacacgcacacgCCCTTCAAGGGGCAGCAGGCAGGCCACACACTCAACACCGAGTAGCGAACGGGCGACCTGTTGCCGGGTAGCAGGAGGGTAGCTGACCGAAGCGCGTAAAGGAACCGGAGTCCGTTCGAGCGTGCACTCTCTGCTCCCCATCCACGGGTCCCGGTTACCTTCTTCGCTTCTTGGTGGTTGTCGGTGATAGTGCTGGTGGCACGGTAGTAGAGCCCCGCCCGGTGGTGTGGTGGTAATGGCCAACACTGCACATCTGTTCCGCAGGCAGAGTTCTCGGGATTTGATCCAGCAGGCGACTGTGCGGAGCTTAGATGAGCTCGAGCTAAGGGTAGGTGTTGCCAGCAACGGAACGCATTCCGCGGTAGGTAGTTTTCATGTTGCGAAATGCTTTCCACACCCGCAGGAGCTTCGCAGTCGGTTGGTAAGGGCAGAGAACGGATCGCAGAATGTGGTGTACGGCGCGACGAATCAGGCGTTTATCAGCGACGACGATCCACCGATGGGCCGCATACTGGACATTGGACCGTCGGCGGCTGGTCCGCCCGGGAAGGATACGCGTAAGCTTACGATGCAGGCATCAATCGTATCCCAGCAGCAGGAGGCAGCGATCGTCGAGCGGCCGGAAGACGAGCGGGAAAGCTGGGACAGCAAGTGGACATTCCTGCTCGCCACCATTGGGTAAgatgtcccccccccccccctttgtACTTCCCACACCCATATTCTAACACATCCTCCCACCACCAGGTACGCCGTCGGACTCGGAAACGTTTGGCGCTTTCCTTATTTGGCGCAGAAAAATGGCGGCGGCGCATTCCTGGTACCGTACTTCGTCATGCTCCTGCTGCAGGGTTTACCCATCTTCTATCTCGAGCTCGCCATCGGCCAGCGGCTACGGAAGGGCGCTATCGGCGTTTGGCACGAGGTGTCCGCATATCTTGGCGGCATCGGCATATCGTCCGCCTTCGTCAGCTACATTGTCGCACTGTACTACAACACCATCATCGCCTGGTGCCTGATCTATCTGCTGCACAGCTTCGAAACGCCCCTCCCGTGGGCCGAATGTCCGAAGCGACTGTTCAAAAACTTTACCTACGACATCGAGCCGGAGTGTGTGGTGTCATCCCCGACCAAGTACTACTGGTACCGGGAAACGCTGCAAGTGTCGCCGAACGTGAACGAACCGGTGGAGATTAACTACACGGTCGCGCTGGCACTTATTACCGCGTGGTCACTCGTCTATCTGTGCATGGTGCAAGGTATTACCGAGTCGAGCAAGATCGTTTACATTACCGCCATATTCCCGTACGTCGTGCTGATCATATTCTTCTTCCGTGGCATCACGCTCAAGGGTAAGCATGCGAAAGATAGTGCGTTCGTACATTACTGTCAACTAGTGGCCACTTACTTCTGCAGGTGCATCCGACGGTATTGCGCATCTGTTTACGCCGCGCTGGGAATCGATACTCGAACCGGTCGTGTGGTTGGAGGCCGGTACACAGATTTTCTTCTCGCTCGGGCTTGCTTTCGGAGGTTTGATCGCGTTCAGCTCGTACAATCCGGCCAACAATAACTGCTACCGTGATGCGCTCGTTGTGTCCATTACCAACTGCTCCACATCCATGTTTGCCGGTGTGGTTGTATTTTCCGTGATCGGCTTCAAGGTAGGCCTAGCCGGTCGAACTGGTCGAACACATACCCTCTTTTTAATACTTTGACTCGCGCTGTCCACTTGCAGGCCACTTCTATCTATGACAGCTGCGTCGAGGAACGGACGGACATGATGCGGCAGAACAAATCGCACGACCTGCTGCCTGTGTGCGATCTGCAGAAGGagttggaaaatgtaaacattccACAGGCTGTTACGATATCCGGTACTGACACTTGATACTCTCATTCTTTAGAGTGCATCCGGTACCGGGCTGGCGTTCATTATCTTCACCGAAGCCATCAACCAGTTTCCTGCGGCTCAGCTATGGGCGGTACTGTTCTTCCTGATGCTTTTTACGCTCGGCATCGATTCACAGTTTGGCACGCTGGAAGGTGTCAGCACCTCACTGATGGACATGAAACTGTTTCCCAACGTGCCGAAGGAGATGATTACTGGGGTAGTATAGGGCAGCCAGTCGGCCTAAAGACAGCAACGCACCAATGAAttaatgtttcaatttttgttttgcagggACTCTGCATGTCCTGCTGTGTCCTATCCATGTGCTTTGCGAACGGTGCTGGTAGCTACATCTTCCAGCTGATGGATAGCTTCGCCGGTAGCTACACGTTGCTCATCATTGCGTTTTTCGAATGCATTGGCGTCAGCTATATCTACGGACTAAAGAGGTAATGGCCGTtcgtgggttttgtttttcggaaTTCGCCACTGTGATGTTGCtgccgtattttttttttttcttctttaggtTCGCCGATGACATTGAGCTGATGACGGGCGCTCGACCCAACCTTTACTGGATGCTGTGTTGGAAGTACATATCGCCGATCGCCATGATTACAATCCTGGTCGCCTCATTCCTCGAACTTGCCTCCGAAGGCAGTAGCTATCCGGGATGGAATGCGCTCACCGGCAGCACCGATCGGCTCGAGTGGCCCCATTGGTGTATTGTCGTTGCGATTTTGCTCATACTGGTGTCCATCCTGTGGATTCCCGGCGTTGCCATCCTACGGTTAGTGATGGGATTGTGTGTCCCTTAAACCAATCGCTCATCTTGTTGCGCTCTTTTGCAGACTGTGCGGGATCAACGTGATCGAAGACAGTGAGCCCGCCTGGTTCCCATCGGCCGAGCTGCGCGATGTGCACGGCATTGTACCGCACGAACCGACCGACGTGGAGATATCGCTCTTCTGTATTCGCGCCGATGGTTCGGAAGGACTCTGCTGCCCGACGTACGGACCCCGAGAGCAGCCACTTGACGAGGAGGAGTAAAACTCCGCTACGCCATTTTCGGTTGTGAGCGTCCGCTGAAGTTGATGTAACAGCTGAACCTGCGCAGAGAACGTTACTGATCAGTGTGCTAGGCAACACGTTCCACTTTCTGATCGTTGTTTAAGTTGACAGTAGAGGAGCGTATcgccaacaagaaaaaaaaaagacacataaCCAACTCCACGTCCAcaggaaaacaaatccaaaTTATACACAGATACCACACATAACCTAGATAACAGCTATCCCATAGCTTTAATGGTTCGATAGttgcagcaaagaaaaaaaaaagggaaaacaaccaTCCTATGCTATGTTAAGTATAAATGTTCGAATTTAGTGTTTAAACGtaaacaactacaaaaaaaagaaggtaaaaagCGTAAAACAAGCAAAGGCACACAGAGACagaaaaaagcatacacacacacacacaatcaaaatGGCCAGAACAGTGCAAAACGCCTCCCCGGTCCAGTGCTGGCCGAAAGCGTAAATGACAAGACTTGAAAATTATACAACAAattaaaagagaagaaaaccatTCTATTATCAATTAACAACTGCTAGTCCACCTTGTTGTCGCTGACCTACCGACTTTAGCATATCAATGTGTTCCCAATCGACGGTTATTTATTGTTGGGATGTTCTtaccaaaccaaacagaacaataacaaaacaaaacaaaacaatggaaaacaaacacttcCATGCAGCATCCGTAATAGCCAACTTGACGGGATATGGAGGCCTGTAGGCCTCAAGTGTTTTAGAAAAAATCTGACAATAACCTGTTGCCTGgattactactattactactgctactactgctactggtGGACGCTGCCAGATGTGTACAATGTCCTGAAAGATGTCACCTTCCGGAGGTGTTGTGGCGTTCCGTATATACCAGGGGCACGTTAAGTAGATGCGACAATAACATGCAACCATGACTAATAAACATATACATACATCTATGTAGTTTGGCGTACGTGGAATAGAAAACACAGCATTAATCGAAGAGTCTTGATTGTTGGAATGAAGTATACATAttatatatacatacacacacctacactCACTTAAAatcacacatatacacacacactcgtagcCACGGTATGTCTGTACatataataatttataataaagGATAACGTTGTAGAGTGGGTCTAAGGTGTTGTCAAACAAGATCAATCTTGATCGTATAATCAAATCGATTGTTGTTCTTGTAACATTTGTTAGCTAGTTAATAGTTGCTGCAGTGTCCGAAATAGTTTGGTACTTCACATGGCACCATCTATCGAATGCCAGGACCGTCTCGTCGTCGCTAATTAATTTGGCAAGTATaagttgatttttattttgttatttagtTTAGATGTTACGACTCGGCGACGTACATTTGTACATATTTTTCAATGCaattccgtttttgttttcccgttATTCCGAACATGCTCAGTTACAGTTATAGTTCTATGCTGgcagttttgctgctgccAATTTCCTCTCTGCTTAGGGCCTCCGAAAGCCTTCGCCATTAACTACAAAGGACCAGTTCGGAACTCAATCCTGCCTAGCTTTTAGTTGGTGCAAAAGGATAAACCTACTCTACTTCCACTTCCTTTTCCACTGGCCTGTCCCGGTGCGTTCGTTCGCCCGTACTGTGTTTCGCAACCTTCCGATGTTTCTTCGAGCGTAAGTGTATCTGCCACTGATGTTCGCCTATGAAAACACGCTGACAGGATTCACAGCGAAATGTGCGATCTTTTTGGTTCGCTCGTGCCCGCTGATCGCACACGATCTTCGGCACGCAAGCAACCGGCGCCGATTGTCCGGTTGTGGCGGCCTCAATGATCGCCACCGCAGTGTCGGACACCTGCTCCTTCCAGCGATTGATATCGCTCGTGTCTAGCGCGTAGATTGGTGGCACTTCACGGCCAGTGTCGCAGAGAAAGCGATTCCGAATCCACTGAAGCTGTCGGCGGGCGTAACGACGTGTGACCAGCTTAAGATAGTCCAGGCAATCCTCGAGCTGATTCAGCCCGGCTGGCTTTGGACCGCGCACGTCTGGTGGGGTGGTAAGATAGTCTAGCAGCTCCCGATCCTTTTCTGGCCCGTTGTGTTCCAGATACTTGGCGAACTCTTTAAATCCGATGCTTTGCAAAATGCCACGATGGTACTCACAGGTGCTGGTGAAGAGggacatatacacacacggaAATAGGGAAGATGGCTCATGGATGCTATCGAGATAATACTTACTCGTAAGGTTTGACGTACGTTTCGTGAAATGTTCGTATCTCTGGAAGTAAGCCTTGTGCTACCATTTTATCAACCCTTTCATCCAACCGGTGGTTTAaagtttcctggaaataaaatgaagaacgTATACTAAAGTAGGGCACAATCGATGCAGATTACGGCTATATGGTGCTAACCTGATCACATCGCAGCCAAAGGATGACAACATTCCGATAGCGAAGAGGACCGCCCAAATCACAGGAACCTGGTGCTGCACGTTGCTCGGCCAGTTCCTCACTCATCGTGCGTTGTCCGCCAGACTCCACGTACACTTCGAGCGCCCTAGAAAATAGATGTTGGATACGTGCACGTTACACATTTGGTATAGCAAACACAAGCGGTTACAACGTTTCCGCAACACTGTCTAGAAGGGAAAATTTCTGTGCACGAGAAACGTGCCATGTTTAGCGTCTGTCCAAGTGGAACCCTATTGCGTAATGTCAGTTGTGTCTAGCTGCAGTAGTCGTCGATGCTACCAATTTGCTAGTCTAAACTAAACTTTTCTATTTGCTCAATGAACAATGGTAAGAGCCACTAAGGGTGCCTGGTTCGAATGAACTATATATAGCTCCAGTTTCGGTACGATTCAGTATCATTCAGGCAACATTGCGAATTACCACTATGGCAAGCCTCAAAGTAAGATACATCGGGTTGGTGTGCCTGCTGGTTACTACCGTAATTACAGCATCGCAACGTTACCACGACTGTGTCCAGAAGAAGAACGTTGCCCAAGCGCAGCAGGAGTGCGTACGCTATCTAGGCATTCCGTGCGCTAGGCTAGCCGTCTACAACGACTACATCTACCCGAACGATACCGAAACGCAGTGCATGGTACGGTGCATGGGCATCAACCTTGGCTGGTGGAACGACAACCAAGGTGTGCAGGAACCGGCCATACGCAACTACTTCCATCCCGATCCGGATGACGCTCAGCACGATCGCCGCACGTACCACTGTCTCAAGTCGCAGCGCCTAGACAACCCTACGCCGCACGGCGATGCGTGCGAACGAGCGTACGAGTCGTTCCGATGCTACTACGAACAGTACGGCAATATCGTAGTGACGCCCCAGTTTGTGCCGCTGAGCTCGCTCCAGCTGTCGGATGTGATACTGCAGTGCGCCAACATCCTGCAATTTCCCGGCATCAAATCCGACTCATGCGAAGTAGGTGCGAAACCGTCCGAGCGGGACATCGGTTGCCTAGCGCGTTGCTTTCTGCTGCGAAGTGGACTGTACACCGACCAACACGGGCCGAACCTTGATCGACTGTACGTGCAGTGTAACAATTATTCGAACGAGACCAAATTCCGCGAGACGACTAGTGCCTGCTACCAGCAACTAAAATCTGAATGTCAGGATGAATGTGTACTGGCGGGACGCTTTTTGCGCGAGTGTTTCTACGAAGGAGGGCCCCTTAAAATCGATTTGAGCATAGGTATAACCATTGTTACCGAAAACTTACTATCTGGTTTAGTACCTGGCCTCCCAGCTGTACCATTGCCGGTCTAGGATCAAAGCTCGCTAATCAAGTAACATGTAATAAGCATGAAATTTTCGAACAGATGTTTAAGCCACAAATTGAAACAGTTCAGAAAGCATACCCATAAGCAATAGTCACACACAAAATTTACATTATGTAATCTGCACAGGAAACTAATTTGCTTGATACAATATAAATTAAACTTCAATTTTCGACCACCGCAATCATACTCGACGCTATATTCA
This genomic window contains:
- the LOC126562616 gene encoding uncharacterized protein LOC126562616, which translates into the protein MATTNNMKSTERNVADHVEALLNTFANQLPTLQGEINSVVTMLKQSNLNSLNSLSTGTCNVPSDIAAELRLAAEAAESKHFFACTQKLNNTSHMLETLMKEAKFTRRKIDSLAMSNVSTSTPEQRQSLHIQCMYMEQAVCLLCALNRAHHEVQLAANALYIHGLQDVTESLHGADHLKESIARLVSIISTKHFKSSLTPIGLQ
- the LOC126568815 gene encoding sodium-dependent neutral amino acid transporter B(0)AT3, yielding MANTAHLFRRQSSRDLIQQATVRSLDELELRELRSRLVRAENGSQNVVYGATNQAFISDDDPPMGRILDIGPSAAGPPGKDTRKLTMQASIVSQQQEAAIVERPEDERESWDSKWTFLLATIGYAVGLGNVWRFPYLAQKNGGGAFLVPYFVMLLLQGLPIFYLELAIGQRLRKGAIGVWHEVSAYLGGIGISSAFVSYIVALYYNTIIAWCLIYLLHSFETPLPWAECPKRLFKNFTYDIEPECVVSSPTKYYWYRETLQVSPNVNEPVEINYTVALALITAWSLVYLCMVQGITESSKIVYITAIFPYVVLIIFFFRGITLKGASDGIAHLFTPRWESILEPVVWLEAGTQIFFSLGLAFGGLIAFSSYNPANNNCYRDALVVSITNCSTSMFAGVVVFSVIGFKATSIYDSCVEERTDMMRQNKSHDLLPVCDLQKELENSASGTGLAFIIFTEAINQFPAAQLWAVLFFLMLFTLGIDSQFGTLEGVSTSLMDMKLFPNVPKEMITGGLCMSCCVLSMCFANGAGSYIFQLMDSFAGSYTLLIIAFFECIGVSYIYGLKRFADDIELMTGARPNLYWMLCWKYISPIAMITILVASFLELASEGSSYPGWNALTGSTDRLEWPHWCIVVAILLILVSILWIPGVAILRLCGINVIEDSEPAWFPSAELRDVHGIVPHEPTDVEISLFCIRADGSEGLCCPTYGPREQPLDEEE
- the LOC126562625 gene encoding tRNA dimethylallyltransferase — protein: MFGGVFRVFAVRVCFPVAIDKVYYRCSIPAQRRRHHPYATMSAVPPVVVILGSTGTGKTKLSLELAARYGGEVISADSMQVYTGLDIVTAKATQEEQQQVVHHLLSVVTPDQAFTVTHFRERALPIIDALLAANRMPIVVGGTNYYIESILWRVLLGASVKRERVRVRSATELPGDGTEPTVKQTKPDDGVASPVDQQQTTLERLLEELPTIGSGDALEVHGTELLHRVLQRVDPESADRLHPNNKRKIIRALEVYVESGGQRTMSEELAEQRAAPGSCDLGGPLRYRNVVILWLRCDQETLNHRLDERVDKMVAQGLLPEIRTFHETYVKPYDTCEYHRGILQSIGFKEFAKYLEHNGPEKDRELLDYLTTPPDVRGPKPAGLNQLEDCLDYLKLVTRRYARRQLQWIRNRFLCDTGREVPPIYALDTSDINRWKEQVSDTAVAIIEAATTGQSAPVACVPKIVCDQRARANQKDRTFRCESCQRVFIGEHQWQIHLRSKKHRKVAKHSTGERTHRDRPVEKEVEVE